In Cydia fagiglandana chromosome 3, ilCydFagi1.1, whole genome shotgun sequence, the following are encoded in one genomic region:
- the LOC134680163 gene encoding chromodomain-helicase-DNA-binding protein 1 isoform X2 produces MHLNGSMKESGSDSASEKGDKSDSSGSGSGSESDSGSSSSGSGSEVKSGSEKSSAHNHHSDCSKSSPKTSNANSTKSDHHTDKDSSDEFHSKSKSTNNHGKVNSEFWEDNPDIYGIRRSGRSRKKPDRLKVADSDSSDKGRSQNRKSRKRSDSWNSDSSDSDSDMKGSPPPPSKRPGQRSVPLRKKKPARRRRLSSEDEESTEGSDEESQSRAATRRAAAAVSYKEASDEQTDSSDLLDPVEGEGEAEAEPEVEDHSETIERVLGHRRGKKGVTGNVTTIYYIEENGDPNEGCDPSDEESTEPQYLIKWKGWSHIHNTWESEKSLAEQKVKGLKKLENYIKKESELSWWRKQAGPEDIDYFECQAELQQELVKTYNNVERIIAEQTREIEGGGTAHEYFCKWESLPYADATWEDSALIERKWPVKVEQFKSREGANTTPSRHCPVLRRRPKFHQVKSQPDYLGSDQTYVLRDYQMDGLNWLIHSWCKDNSVILADEMGLGKTIQTISFLYYLFKSQQLYGPFLCVVPLSTMTAWQREFQQWAPDINVVVYIGDVISRDIIRQFEWSFHPSKRLKFNAILTTYEILLKDRQFLRQFSWACLLVDEAHRLKNDDSLLYKALKEFDTNHRLLVTGTPLQNSLKELWALLHFIMPYKFESWEDFEKDHEDAATKGYEKLHKQLEPFILRRQKKDVEKSLPAKVEQILRVEMTSIQKQYYKWILTKNYSALRKGVKGSINTFINIVIELKKCCNHALLTKPEDFESRASLATTDAVEKLLRGSGKLLLLDKLLCRLKETGHRVLIFSQMVRMLDILAEYLQRRHFPFQRLDGSIKGEIRKQALDHFNAEGSNDFCFLLSTRAGGLGINLATADTVIIFDSDWNPQNDLQAQARAHRIGQKNQVNIYRLVTARSVEEDIVERAKRKMVLDHLVIQRMDTTGRTVLNKRDSSGTTANNPFNKEDLNAILKFGAEELFKDDDENDEEPVCDIDEILQRAETRDEGPAMVGDELLSAFKVASFAFDEEKAVMEVKKETTEEESKDWDDIIPENVRKTIAEEEKNKEMEDLYLPPRRKNLQNNNSAESRRNRKRGGQVSGAEGDGEGEADESYASEGDASADDDRPRKRGRPPASHREKIKGFTDQEIRRFVKSYKKFSAPLKHLDSIACDAELQEKPLAELKKLGEILQERCKAVLNDTSEQTNEPSDGRKNARKTFKLGGVPVNAKTMAACQDELAPLDGFLPETKEERLKWQLDFRTRPANFDVEWTVADDSKLLAGIYQYGMGSWEAIKMDSSFEIGEKILTNEDKKPQAKHLQSRAEYLLKLIKKLLDQKNGKQKQRKPRMKRGNKEPVTKDIVEDDISSADEKKGNKTKNDKADKNKTKEEISHDEGNDKKDKNKKRSKKGEKDRLKGEKVKGRKKPAGGPMHFTANHEPRALEVLGDLDPAVFEECKEKMRPVKKALRALDNPDQTLTESEQVTKTRTCLTQIGTQIDICLEEYPDPEKKVEWRSNLWYFVSKFTNFDAKQLYKLYKYGLKKSDTPTKQKKDAKHKENVKVKNNHNANNHVKNNKEAKNDENNVKKEKRPKIEKTKSEKTNDKIPHTSGVKRKLEEGECDPEPNENKRHERERSRSERERDRERDRDRDRDRERDRDRDRSRTRRDSGGVTPRARPAYPPHAHAEHAAHPVHPAHPPHPAWTPPAYPGPRQYRGGDRNPRPHDKRSRYGYGGMAGSYGGYYDGAAMPGGMGFPPARSYPEDWRGYSQPEYYDERDYEREVYRRDYDRRAPPT; encoded by the exons atgcACCTG AATGGCTCAATGAAAGAATCTGGGAGTGATTCCGCAAGTGAGAAAGGTGACAAATCTGACTCAAGTGGATCTGGTTCAGGAAGTGAAAG TGATAGTGGCTCTAGTTCATCGGGGTCTGGATCAGAAGTGAAGTCCGGGTCTGAAAAATCATCAGCGCATAATCATCATAGTGATTGCTCTAAATCTTCACCTAAAACTAGTAATGCAAATTCTACAAAGTCAGATCATCATACTGATAAAGACTCTTCTGATGAATTTCATTCAAAATCTAAATCAACAAATAATCATGGGAAAGTGAATTCTGAATTCTGGGAAGATAATCCTGACATTTATGGCATCAGAAGATCAGGTAGATCTCGGAAGAAGCCTGATCGACTTAAAGTAGCCGATAGTGATTCCAGTGATAAAGGGCGAAGTCAGAATCGAAAGAGCAGAAAAAGAAG TGACTCATGGAATTCAGATTCATCAGATAGTGATAGTGACATGAAAGGTTCCCCTCCCCCACCTTCTAAACGACCTGGCCAAAGAAGTGTACCTCTCAGAAAAAAGAAGCCAGCTAGAAGAAGAAGACTGTCTAGTGAAGATGAAGAAAGTACTGAAGGCTCTGATGAAGAATCACAAAG TCGTGCAGCAACTCGACGAGCTGCAGCAGCCGTTAGTTATAAGGAAGCTAGTGATGAACAAACAGATTCATCAGATCTTTTGGATCCAGTAGAAGGTGAaggcgaagctgaagcagaacCTGAAGTCGAAGACCACAGTGAAACTATTGAAAGGGTCTTAGGTCACCGGAGAGGAAAAAAAGGAG TCACTGGGAATGTGACTACAATATACTACATAGAAGAAAATGGAGATCCCAATGAAGGGTGTGACCCTAGTGATGAAGAGTCGACGGAACCACAGTACCTGATCAAATGGAAGGGCTGGTCTCATATACATAACACGTGGGAATCAGAAAAATCATTAGCTGAACAAAAAGTAAAAGGCCTTAAGAAATTAGAAAACTATATTAAGAAAGAATCAGAATTGTCTTGGTGGAGAAAACAAGCTGGTCCTGAGGATATTGATTATTTTGAATGCCAAGCTGAATTACAACAAGAATTAGTAAAGACTTACAACAATGTTGAAAGaattatag CTGAGCAAACTAGAGAAATAGAAGGTGGTGGAACTGCTCatgaatatttttgtaaatGGGAATCTCTCCCTTACGCTGACGCGACATGGGAGGATTCTGCCCTGATTGAGAGAAAGTGGCCGGTTAAAGTGGAACAATTTAAGTCTAGAGAAGGAGCTAACACTACTCCCTCAAGACATTGCCCTGTTCTAAGAAGAAGGCCCAAGTTTCATCAAGTCAAATCACAACCAGACTATTTGGGCTCTGATCAG ACGTATGTTTTAAGAGATTATCAAATGGATGGATTAAACTGGTTAATACATTCCTGGTGTAAAGACAACTCTGTCATTTTAGCCGATGAGATGGGCTTAGGAAAAACTATTCAG ACAATATCATTTTTATATTACCTGTTTAAATCTCAACAATTGTATGGACCATTCCTGTGTGTTGTACCTCTAAGTACTATGACGGCATGGCAGAGAGAGTTTCAACAGTGGGCACCTGACATCAATGTCGTTGTTTACATTGGTGACGTCATCAGCAGAGACATT ATCAGGCAGTTTGAATGGAGCTTTCATCCTTCGAAGAGATTAAAATTCAATGCCATCCTTACCACCTACGAAATATTGCTAAAAGATAGGCAATTCTTAAGACAATTTAGTTGGGCATGCTTGTTAGTAGATGAGGCTCACAGATTAAAAAATGATGATTCGTTGTTATACAAAGCATTAAAAGAATTTGACACGAATCACAGGCTATTAGTCACGGGTACTCCATTACAAAATTCCCTTAAGGAGCTATGGGCCCTTTTACACTTCATAATGCCTTACAA GTTTGAATCATGGGAAGACTTTGAAAAAGACCATGAAGATGCTGCTACAAAGGGGTATGAAAAACTACACAAGCAGTTGGAACCCTTTATTCTCAGAAGGCAAAAGAAAGACGTCGAGAAATCTTTGCCTGCAAAAGTGGAGCAAATATTGAGAGTTGAAATGACTTCAATACAAAAACAGTACTACAAATGGATCCTAACGAAGAATTACAGTGCTTTGCGCAAAGGCGTGAAGGGTTCTATAAACACGTTCATCAATATCGTGATAGAACTTAAAAAATGCTGCAACCATGCTCTTCTGACAAAACCTGAAGATTTCGAGTCAAGAGCATCTCTTGCTACAACAGATGCTGTAGAG aaattATTGAGAGGATCAGGAAAACTTCTTCTTTTGGACAAACTGCTATGTAGATTAAAAGAGACTGGACATCGGGTGTTAATATTCTCACAAATGGTGCGGATGTTGGACATCTTGGCGGAATATTTACAAAGAAGACATTTCCCGTTTCAACGTCTAGATGGCAGCATTAAAGGAGAAATTAGAAAGCAAGCTCTCGATCATTTTAATGCAGAGGGTTCAAACGATTTCTGTTTCCTCCTGTCTACAAGAGCTGGGGGGTTAGGTATTAATTTGGCTACGGCTGATACTGTGATAATTTTTGATTCTGATTGGAATCCACAAAACGACTTGCAAGCTCAAGCTCGCGCACATCGAATTGGTCAAAAGAATCAG GTAAACATCTACCGGTTGGTTACCGCGCGATCCGTGGAAGAAGATATCGTAGAACGCGCGAAACGAAAAATGGTGCTAGATCACCTTGTCATCCAGAGGATGGACACGACTGGCAGAACTGTCCTGAACAAGCGCGATTCTTCCGGTACGACGGCCAATAATCCCTTCAATAAGGAGGATTTGAATGCCATTCTGAAGTTCGGTGCTGAAGAGCTGTTCAAGGATGATGATGAAAACGATGAGGAGCCTGTC TGTGATATTGATGAGATTTTGCAACGCGCCGAAACTCGCGACGAGGGCCCGGCCATGGTTGGAGATGAACTCTTGTCGGCATTCAAAGTCGCGAGTTTCGCATTTGACGAAGAGAAAGCGGTTATGGAAGTCAAAAAAGAAACTACTGAAGAGGAAAGCAAAGATTGG GATGACATAATTCCCGAAAACGTGCGAAAGACAATTGCTGAGGAAGAAAAGAACAAGGAAATGGAAGATTTGTATTTACCACCCAGAAGAAAGAATTTACAAAACAACAATAGCGCAGAAAGCA GACGTAACCGAAAACGTGGCGGCCAAGTCTCAGGTGCTGAAGGTGACGGGGAAGGGGAGGCCGACGAAAGCTACGCTTCCGAGGGCGATGCCAGCGCGGATGACGACCGGCCGCGGAAGCGTGGCCGGCCACCCGCCTCGCACAGGGAGAAGATCAAAGGATTCACGGATCAAGAG ATAAGGAGATTCGTGAAAAGTTACAAGAAGTTTTCTGCGCCTCTAAAACATCTAGACAGTATAGCATGTGATGCTGAACTGCAAGAAAAACCATTGGCGGAATTAAAGAAGCTAGGCGAGATACTTCAAGAGAGGTGTAAGGCTGTCTTAAATGATACTTCAGAACAGACAA ATGAACCAAGCGACGGGCGTAAGAATGCTAGAAAAACGTTTAAACTTGGAGGTGTACCTGTAAATGCCAAAACGATGGCAGCGTGCCAAGACGAGCTGGCTCCTTTAGACGGATTCTTGCCAGAGACTAAAGAAGAAAGGTTAAAATGGCAACTAGATTTTAG GACAAGACCAGCTAATTTCGATGTTGAATGGACAGTAGCAGATGACTCAAAATTGCTTGCCGGTATTTATCAATACGGAATGGGCTCTTGGGAGGCTATCAAAATGGATTCTTCCTTTGAGATTGGTGAGAAAATCTTGACCAACGAAGACAAGAAACCTCAAGCAAAGCATTTACAATCTAGAGCAGAATATTTGCTGAAGCTTATCAAAAAACTTCTTGATCAGAAAAACGGAAAACAGAAGCAAAGAAAGCCACGAATGAAACGAGGCAATAAAGAACCCGTCACTAAGGATATTGTAGAAGATGATATTAGTTCTGCTGATGAGAAGAAAGGAAATAAAACTAAGAATGATAAGGCAGACAAG AATAAAACGAAAGAAGAAATATCACACGATGAAGGAAATGACAAGAaggataaaaacaaaaaacgctCAAAGAAAGGCGAAAAAGATCGGCTAAAAGGCGAGAAAGTCAAGGGCCGTAAGAAGCCTGCGGGAGGACCCATGCATTTTACCGCTAACCACGAGCCACGTGCCTTAGAGGTGTTAGGAGATCTCGACCCTGCAGTCTTCGAAGAG TGTAAAGAAAAAATGAGACCCGTAAAGAAAGCTCTAAGAGCATTAGACAATCCAGACCAGACATTGACAGAATCAGAACAAGTAACGAAAACCAGAACATGTTTGACTCAAATAGGAACTCAAATAGACATATGTTTAGAAGAATATCCAGATCCCGAGAAGAAAGTTGAATGGAGAAGTAATCTCTGGTATTTTGTTtcaaaatttacaaattttgATGCAAAACAGTTGTATAAGTTGTATAAGTATGGTCTAAAGAAATCAGATACTCCCACCAAACAAAAGAAAGATGCAAAACACAAAGAAAATGTTAAG GTTAAAAATAATCACAATGCCAATAATCATGTAAAGAATAATAAAGAGGCTAAAAATGAtgaaaataatgttaagaaagaGAAAAGGCCCAAAATAGAGAAAACTAAGTCTGAAAAGACAAATGATAAAATACCACACACGTCGGGTGTTAAAAGAAAACTTGAAGAAGGCGAATGTGATCCAGAACCCAACGAAAACAAACGGCATGAAAG AGAACGTAGTCGATCGGAGCGGGAGCGAGATCGAGAGCGGGATCGCGACCGGGACCGCGACAGGGAGCGGGACCGGGACCGCGACCGGTCGCGGACGCGGCGCGACAGCGGCGGCGTGACGCCGCGTGCGCGCCCGGCCTACCCGCCGCACGCGCACGCCGAGCACGCCGCGCACCCCGTGCACCCCGCGCACCCGCCGCACCCCGCCTGGACGCCGCCCGCCTACCCCGGCCCCCGCCAGTACCGCGGCGGCGACCGGAACCCGAGGCCGCACGACAAGAGGAG TAGGTACGGCTACGGCGGCATGGCGGGCAGCTACGGCGGTTACTACGACGGCGCGGCCATGCCCGGCGGCATGGGCTTCCCCCCCGCGCGCTCCTACCCCGAGGACTGGCGCGGGTACTCGCAGCCCGAGTACTACGACGAACGCGACTATGAGCGCGAGGTGTACAGGAGGGACTATGATCGCCGCGCCCCTCCCACTTAA
- the LOC134680163 gene encoding chromodomain-helicase-DNA-binding protein 1 isoform X1, translating to MHLNGSMKESGSDSASEKGDKSDSSGSGSGSESDSGSSSSGSGSEVKSGSEKSSAHNHHSDCSKSSPKTSNANSTKSDHHTDKDSSDEFHSKSKSTNNHGKVNSEFWEDNPDIYGIRRSGRSRKKPDRLKVADSDSSDKGRSQNRKSRKRSDSWNSDSSDSDSDMKGSPPPPSKRPGQRSVPLRKKKPARRRRLSSEDEESTEGSDEESQSRAATRRAAAAVSYKEASDEQTDSSDLLDPVEGEGEAEAEPEVEDHSETIERVLGHRRGKKGVTGNVTTIYYIEENGDPNEGCDPSDEESTEPQYLIKWKGWSHIHNTWESEKSLAEQKVKGLKKLENYIKKESELSWWRKQAGPEDIDYFECQAELQQELVKTYNNVERIIAEQTREIEGGGTAHEYFCKWESLPYADATWEDSALIERKWPVKVEQFKSREGANTTPSRHCPVLRRRPKFHQVKSQPDYLGSDQTYVLRDYQMDGLNWLIHSWCKDNSVILADEMGLGKTIQTISFLYYLFKSQQLYGPFLCVVPLSTMTAWQREFQQWAPDINVVVYIGDVISRDIIRQFEWSFHPSKRLKFNAILTTYEILLKDRQFLRQFSWACLLVDEAHRLKNDDSLLYKALKEFDTNHRLLVTGTPLQNSLKELWALLHFIMPYKFESWEDFEKDHEDAATKGYEKLHKQLEPFILRRQKKDVEKSLPAKVEQILRVEMTSIQKQYYKWILTKNYSALRKGVKGSINTFINIVIELKKCCNHALLTKPEDFESRASLATTDAVEKLLRGSGKLLLLDKLLCRLKETGHRVLIFSQMVRMLDILAEYLQRRHFPFQRLDGSIKGEIRKQALDHFNAEGSNDFCFLLSTRAGGLGINLATADTVIIFDSDWNPQNDLQAQARAHRIGQKNQVNIYRLVTARSVEEDIVERAKRKMVLDHLVIQRMDTTGRTVLNKRDSSGTTANNPFNKEDLNAILKFGAEELFKDDDENDEEPVCDIDEILQRAETRDEGPAMVGDELLSAFKVASFAFDEEKAVMEVKKETTEEESKDWDDIIPENVRKTIAEEEKNKEMEDLYLPPRRKNLQNNNSAESRRNRKRGGQVSGAEGDGEGEADESYASEGDASADDDRPRKRGRPPASHREKIKGFTDQEIRRFVKSYKKFSAPLKHLDSIACDAELQEKPLAELKKLGEILQERCKAVLNDTSEQTNEPSDGRKNARKTFKLGGVPVNAKTMAACQDELAPLDGFLPETKEERLKWQLDFRTRPANFDVEWTVADDSKLLAGIYQYGMGSWEAIKMDSSFEIGEKILTNEDKKPQAKHLQSRAEYLLKLIKKLLDQKNGKQKQRKPRMKRGNKEPVTKDIVEDDISSADEKKGNKTKNDKADKNKTKEEISHDEGNDKKDKNKKRSKKGEKDRLKGEKVKGRKKPAGGPMHFTANHEPRALEVLGDLDPAVFEECKEKMRPVKKALRALDNPDQTLTESEQVTKTRTCLTQIGTQIDICLEEYPDPEKKVEWRSNLWYFVSKFTNFDAKQLYKLYKYGLKKSDTPTKQKKDAKHKENVKVKNNHNANNHVKNNKEAKNDENNVKKEKRPKIEKTKSEKTNDKIPHTSGVKRKLEEGECDPEPNENKRHERHKHKHSSKDRSLKRDDLTYRERSRSERERDRERDRDRDRDRERDRDRDRSRTRRDSGGVTPRARPAYPPHAHAEHAAHPVHPAHPPHPAWTPPAYPGPRQYRGGDRNPRPHDKRSRYGYGGMAGSYGGYYDGAAMPGGMGFPPARSYPEDWRGYSQPEYYDERDYEREVYRRDYDRRAPPT from the exons atgcACCTG AATGGCTCAATGAAAGAATCTGGGAGTGATTCCGCAAGTGAGAAAGGTGACAAATCTGACTCAAGTGGATCTGGTTCAGGAAGTGAAAG TGATAGTGGCTCTAGTTCATCGGGGTCTGGATCAGAAGTGAAGTCCGGGTCTGAAAAATCATCAGCGCATAATCATCATAGTGATTGCTCTAAATCTTCACCTAAAACTAGTAATGCAAATTCTACAAAGTCAGATCATCATACTGATAAAGACTCTTCTGATGAATTTCATTCAAAATCTAAATCAACAAATAATCATGGGAAAGTGAATTCTGAATTCTGGGAAGATAATCCTGACATTTATGGCATCAGAAGATCAGGTAGATCTCGGAAGAAGCCTGATCGACTTAAAGTAGCCGATAGTGATTCCAGTGATAAAGGGCGAAGTCAGAATCGAAAGAGCAGAAAAAGAAG TGACTCATGGAATTCAGATTCATCAGATAGTGATAGTGACATGAAAGGTTCCCCTCCCCCACCTTCTAAACGACCTGGCCAAAGAAGTGTACCTCTCAGAAAAAAGAAGCCAGCTAGAAGAAGAAGACTGTCTAGTGAAGATGAAGAAAGTACTGAAGGCTCTGATGAAGAATCACAAAG TCGTGCAGCAACTCGACGAGCTGCAGCAGCCGTTAGTTATAAGGAAGCTAGTGATGAACAAACAGATTCATCAGATCTTTTGGATCCAGTAGAAGGTGAaggcgaagctgaagcagaacCTGAAGTCGAAGACCACAGTGAAACTATTGAAAGGGTCTTAGGTCACCGGAGAGGAAAAAAAGGAG TCACTGGGAATGTGACTACAATATACTACATAGAAGAAAATGGAGATCCCAATGAAGGGTGTGACCCTAGTGATGAAGAGTCGACGGAACCACAGTACCTGATCAAATGGAAGGGCTGGTCTCATATACATAACACGTGGGAATCAGAAAAATCATTAGCTGAACAAAAAGTAAAAGGCCTTAAGAAATTAGAAAACTATATTAAGAAAGAATCAGAATTGTCTTGGTGGAGAAAACAAGCTGGTCCTGAGGATATTGATTATTTTGAATGCCAAGCTGAATTACAACAAGAATTAGTAAAGACTTACAACAATGTTGAAAGaattatag CTGAGCAAACTAGAGAAATAGAAGGTGGTGGAACTGCTCatgaatatttttgtaaatGGGAATCTCTCCCTTACGCTGACGCGACATGGGAGGATTCTGCCCTGATTGAGAGAAAGTGGCCGGTTAAAGTGGAACAATTTAAGTCTAGAGAAGGAGCTAACACTACTCCCTCAAGACATTGCCCTGTTCTAAGAAGAAGGCCCAAGTTTCATCAAGTCAAATCACAACCAGACTATTTGGGCTCTGATCAG ACGTATGTTTTAAGAGATTATCAAATGGATGGATTAAACTGGTTAATACATTCCTGGTGTAAAGACAACTCTGTCATTTTAGCCGATGAGATGGGCTTAGGAAAAACTATTCAG ACAATATCATTTTTATATTACCTGTTTAAATCTCAACAATTGTATGGACCATTCCTGTGTGTTGTACCTCTAAGTACTATGACGGCATGGCAGAGAGAGTTTCAACAGTGGGCACCTGACATCAATGTCGTTGTTTACATTGGTGACGTCATCAGCAGAGACATT ATCAGGCAGTTTGAATGGAGCTTTCATCCTTCGAAGAGATTAAAATTCAATGCCATCCTTACCACCTACGAAATATTGCTAAAAGATAGGCAATTCTTAAGACAATTTAGTTGGGCATGCTTGTTAGTAGATGAGGCTCACAGATTAAAAAATGATGATTCGTTGTTATACAAAGCATTAAAAGAATTTGACACGAATCACAGGCTATTAGTCACGGGTACTCCATTACAAAATTCCCTTAAGGAGCTATGGGCCCTTTTACACTTCATAATGCCTTACAA GTTTGAATCATGGGAAGACTTTGAAAAAGACCATGAAGATGCTGCTACAAAGGGGTATGAAAAACTACACAAGCAGTTGGAACCCTTTATTCTCAGAAGGCAAAAGAAAGACGTCGAGAAATCTTTGCCTGCAAAAGTGGAGCAAATATTGAGAGTTGAAATGACTTCAATACAAAAACAGTACTACAAATGGATCCTAACGAAGAATTACAGTGCTTTGCGCAAAGGCGTGAAGGGTTCTATAAACACGTTCATCAATATCGTGATAGAACTTAAAAAATGCTGCAACCATGCTCTTCTGACAAAACCTGAAGATTTCGAGTCAAGAGCATCTCTTGCTACAACAGATGCTGTAGAG aaattATTGAGAGGATCAGGAAAACTTCTTCTTTTGGACAAACTGCTATGTAGATTAAAAGAGACTGGACATCGGGTGTTAATATTCTCACAAATGGTGCGGATGTTGGACATCTTGGCGGAATATTTACAAAGAAGACATTTCCCGTTTCAACGTCTAGATGGCAGCATTAAAGGAGAAATTAGAAAGCAAGCTCTCGATCATTTTAATGCAGAGGGTTCAAACGATTTCTGTTTCCTCCTGTCTACAAGAGCTGGGGGGTTAGGTATTAATTTGGCTACGGCTGATACTGTGATAATTTTTGATTCTGATTGGAATCCACAAAACGACTTGCAAGCTCAAGCTCGCGCACATCGAATTGGTCAAAAGAATCAG GTAAACATCTACCGGTTGGTTACCGCGCGATCCGTGGAAGAAGATATCGTAGAACGCGCGAAACGAAAAATGGTGCTAGATCACCTTGTCATCCAGAGGATGGACACGACTGGCAGAACTGTCCTGAACAAGCGCGATTCTTCCGGTACGACGGCCAATAATCCCTTCAATAAGGAGGATTTGAATGCCATTCTGAAGTTCGGTGCTGAAGAGCTGTTCAAGGATGATGATGAAAACGATGAGGAGCCTGTC TGTGATATTGATGAGATTTTGCAACGCGCCGAAACTCGCGACGAGGGCCCGGCCATGGTTGGAGATGAACTCTTGTCGGCATTCAAAGTCGCGAGTTTCGCATTTGACGAAGAGAAAGCGGTTATGGAAGTCAAAAAAGAAACTACTGAAGAGGAAAGCAAAGATTGG GATGACATAATTCCCGAAAACGTGCGAAAGACAATTGCTGAGGAAGAAAAGAACAAGGAAATGGAAGATTTGTATTTACCACCCAGAAGAAAGAATTTACAAAACAACAATAGCGCAGAAAGCA GACGTAACCGAAAACGTGGCGGCCAAGTCTCAGGTGCTGAAGGTGACGGGGAAGGGGAGGCCGACGAAAGCTACGCTTCCGAGGGCGATGCCAGCGCGGATGACGACCGGCCGCGGAAGCGTGGCCGGCCACCCGCCTCGCACAGGGAGAAGATCAAAGGATTCACGGATCAAGAG ATAAGGAGATTCGTGAAAAGTTACAAGAAGTTTTCTGCGCCTCTAAAACATCTAGACAGTATAGCATGTGATGCTGAACTGCAAGAAAAACCATTGGCGGAATTAAAGAAGCTAGGCGAGATACTTCAAGAGAGGTGTAAGGCTGTCTTAAATGATACTTCAGAACAGACAA ATGAACCAAGCGACGGGCGTAAGAATGCTAGAAAAACGTTTAAACTTGGAGGTGTACCTGTAAATGCCAAAACGATGGCAGCGTGCCAAGACGAGCTGGCTCCTTTAGACGGATTCTTGCCAGAGACTAAAGAAGAAAGGTTAAAATGGCAACTAGATTTTAG GACAAGACCAGCTAATTTCGATGTTGAATGGACAGTAGCAGATGACTCAAAATTGCTTGCCGGTATTTATCAATACGGAATGGGCTCTTGGGAGGCTATCAAAATGGATTCTTCCTTTGAGATTGGTGAGAAAATCTTGACCAACGAAGACAAGAAACCTCAAGCAAAGCATTTACAATCTAGAGCAGAATATTTGCTGAAGCTTATCAAAAAACTTCTTGATCAGAAAAACGGAAAACAGAAGCAAAGAAAGCCACGAATGAAACGAGGCAATAAAGAACCCGTCACTAAGGATATTGTAGAAGATGATATTAGTTCTGCTGATGAGAAGAAAGGAAATAAAACTAAGAATGATAAGGCAGACAAG AATAAAACGAAAGAAGAAATATCACACGATGAAGGAAATGACAAGAaggataaaaacaaaaaacgctCAAAGAAAGGCGAAAAAGATCGGCTAAAAGGCGAGAAAGTCAAGGGCCGTAAGAAGCCTGCGGGAGGACCCATGCATTTTACCGCTAACCACGAGCCACGTGCCTTAGAGGTGTTAGGAGATCTCGACCCTGCAGTCTTCGAAGAG TGTAAAGAAAAAATGAGACCCGTAAAGAAAGCTCTAAGAGCATTAGACAATCCAGACCAGACATTGACAGAATCAGAACAAGTAACGAAAACCAGAACATGTTTGACTCAAATAGGAACTCAAATAGACATATGTTTAGAAGAATATCCAGATCCCGAGAAGAAAGTTGAATGGAGAAGTAATCTCTGGTATTTTGTTtcaaaatttacaaattttgATGCAAAACAGTTGTATAAGTTGTATAAGTATGGTCTAAAGAAATCAGATACTCCCACCAAACAAAAGAAAGATGCAAAACACAAAGAAAATGTTAAG GTTAAAAATAATCACAATGCCAATAATCATGTAAAGAATAATAAAGAGGCTAAAAATGAtgaaaataatgttaagaaagaGAAAAGGCCCAAAATAGAGAAAACTAAGTCTGAAAAGACAAATGATAAAATACCACACACGTCGGGTGTTAAAAGAAAACTTGAAGAAGGCGAATGTGATCCAGAACCCAACGAAAACAAACGGCATGAAAG ACATAAACACAAGCACTCGAGCAAGGATAGGAGCCTGAAGCGCGATGATTTGACCTACAGAGAACGTAGTCGATCGGAGCGGGAGCGAGATCGAGAGCGGGATCGCGACCGGGACCGCGACAGGGAGCGGGACCGGGACCGCGACCGGTCGCGGACGCGGCGCGACAGCGGCGGCGTGACGCCGCGTGCGCGCCCGGCCTACCCGCCGCACGCGCACGCCGAGCACGCCGCGCACCCCGTGCACCCCGCGCACCCGCCGCACCCCGCCTGGACGCCGCCCGCCTACCCCGGCCCCCGCCAGTACCGCGGCGGCGACCGGAACCCGAGGCCGCACGACAAGAGGAG TAGGTACGGCTACGGCGGCATGGCGGGCAGCTACGGCGGTTACTACGACGGCGCGGCCATGCCCGGCGGCATGGGCTTCCCCCCCGCGCGCTCCTACCCCGAGGACTGGCGCGGGTACTCGCAGCCCGAGTACTACGACGAACGCGACTATGAGCGCGAGGTGTACAGGAGGGACTATGATCGCCGCGCCCCTCCCACTTAA